The segment CGAAGTGAGAGTGCTGTGTTGGGCTTAGCGGGGAGTtatgatgagtgtgtgttgagTTAATGAAGTATGTGCTGACTGAGTGCTTCTCACCAGGCTCTTCTGTGACTCCAGTTCGATCTCCAGTGTTTGTATCTGTCTGCGCAGGTCGTTCACCTCCGTCCTGGCTCCCTTCAGGGCCTCTGTGCTCTGGGTCACTTGGGTCTGCACTTCTGTGATCTGCAATAATACATTCAAAGAAAATCACTTTTAGTCTTCATTAATTGACTTTAATGAACAAAGACTGTCCTGTGTGTTGCTAGTTTCTCATTGACAGTTTACCTGTGATTCATGCCATGCTTTTAGTTCTTCCTGGTTCTTCTGTGCCATTTTCTCATACTTGGCCCTAATTTCTGCCATAATCTGAGCCAGGTCCTGGCCCTTGGGAGCGTCAACATCAACATGGACTCCGGACTGGGCAATCTGGTTACGGAGCTCCATGACTTCCTGAAAAAACATATTAGTAATGTTGAGTTTTTGTTTCACTTTTCTGAAGGTTAGGTTACAAAGGTTAGAAAACGTTCCCAGTAATTTCAATACATCGTTTTTTCCCCAGCTGTTTTCATTCTTCCTCTAAGCACTGTGACCTAGCTGTAGCTCCTGGCCTCTTCCAAACATAATCACACACTATGGTCAGGTAAATATACAGAGGAGGCATCTAAAGCTGGGCCCCTTAACACTTAATTTAATATTTCACTCAGTAAACAAACGTTTGTGTTTTGGCTTATGCTCACAAATTCTTTGGTACTTGTTGCCAAATAAGGATGGGAACCACTTTTACGATGAGGCTTCCCACAGAAGTCGCAGGCGGATATTTCAGATTTCTCAGCAAACCTCCCTCTTTTCCATCCTCTAAAAGCCTGTTTTCAGGAACGCCCTGCAGCCCACCCACTGGATCTCTCAGCTGCAGTCGTGGCGCGGTGTTTGACGTGCATGCATAACTTAAGTGTACACACTTATGATAAAAGGGATGAGCTAGCAAGCAAATATTGATCTTCTGAAGGTGTGGATGTTTGCTTAAACAACATGCAGAGAGGTTGTACTGTTATATTTTTTTAGGCTTTGTTCAAAGCCCTGCTAAAAATGTCAGCAAGAGTAAGGTAACAAGAGCATGACCATGGGAAGTGGATGTTAAAGAGCCTGTTTTCTACATTGGCTCATTATGATGAAGTGATACGGTCTAAGGTCACAATTTGTTGCTGACATTGGAagtctctggttgtttttatGAGAATTTTGAAAGCGGTGGGGTTGAGGTGGGTTATTGTAACATCACTGTACACCGGGGTTTGGTGTGCTGATTGTTGAGGGGGCAACATAGTCTTTGATTATTAAAGTTTATAGAGCTTAAAAACTCACATTTTCATGGTTCTTCTTGAGGTGGATGAGCTCCTCTTTCAGGGCTTCGATTTCGCTCTCAAGGTTCATGCGGCTCATGTTGGTGTCGTCGATGACTTTCCTCAGACCAGCGATGTCGGCCTCGACTGACTGGCGGATGGCCAGTTCAGACTCGTACCTAAACAGCACATGATAGTAAGAATTAACCCCTTATTCAGCATCTGACCATTCATAGATTGAACTAAATGGGTGTAACTTTGCAGGCAGACATCTTTTCTTTATGTTCAAATGTATATGGTCATTATTCGGTGCGCAGCTGTGTTTGCTGAAACATTTGGCTTATGACTCAACTGCAACAGCTCCACCAGTATATGATGCAAAGGTGATGATTTAAGACCGCAAGACAAATCTCTATAGATTATGACACTATGTATTCATCCTGCAGCTCTTTCAGCAGTAAAACAGGGTGTTCCCACAGCTGTCTGGCTTATAAGACTTGACTGTCTCAACGGTAAAACAGGCGGGTCTTACTTCACTCTGAAGTCATCAGCTGCCAGGCGAGCGTTGTCGATGTTAAGGACCAGGCGGGCATTATCAGTGGTGGCATCAAACACCTAGAACAGGTTTACAAAAGAGATGagtaaacatttacatttagagCAAAAAGCAGAGAGATAAAAAGAGTCAGGATTTTGTTTGTTCATGTCACGAAGACCACTTAGACACTTGCTGTATTGTAGGGATATGATGATGAATTTAGGAAATGCATTTACAAAGCTAAGAGTTTGAGCTTTAGTAGCAGTTATTTTGTTATATTTGGGATATATAACATATGTTATAACTTATATTTGCGGGGGCAACGTGGTTATTGTCAGAGACTAGGTATCACTTTCTGTATGTAAAAAAGGACAGATGGTTTCATTATTTGCTTTGGCAGTCACAGTACAGTAGATAAGGCTTAGCGATGGATGGATGGCAGGGGAGGCATCCAGGTGACAAAGTCCACGAGCCAATCATTGGCTGCCAGGCAGCAGCTGtcctgctgctgaggaacaggaTCTATCCTGTCAGCGGGTTATTTGCATGAGGTGGAAGGTAGCAAGACtggttgtgtgtgcgtgcgcaagCTTGGTCATGTGATTGGATGTGTGAGTTTGCATGGATAGTTGACTTGACGTGCACTGCTGGATTGAACTGTTTTCTCAGATGGTGGTTGAGGTTGCTCCTTTGAGTGTTTTTCTGCATCAGGAGAGAAATGAGGGATTGTTTTGTAACCCTGGGCTGTTTGGATAAACTGAGCTTCTCTGCTGTTAGCAGAATAAACACAACCTATTTTCAAAGCATATTTGCTCTTATGTAATGATAAGAGTTGGGGAAAAAAGATGCTAaacttccttttctttttcttttgctcCCTGTTTCAGTCACGTCCTTCTTTCAAAGAAATCTTTGCTGACCTTGATGTTTTATCTGTTCTGTTCCTACAAGGAAAAAGATTAGAAAAATGCATGTCACATTTTCCCACTGTGAGAACATGCTCAAATAACACGGTTTAACTTTTTACCCTTTACACTAGATACATAGTATTTGAGAGTTGTTCCAAGTAGGAATGCTCCATTCGGAAAATATTCtcaactcttttttttcctgaaggaAAAATGAGGTTTTGAATGGAGAATACATTTCTCTTTCACTAAATGTTCGATCTTGTGCCTTCATTCACTTGTCCTTCTTTGAAAATAACCGTGTAGACAGAAAGTTTCTCTTCTTTCCCCTTTCCTCTAGTGTTTGTTGGTCCCATTGTTCAACAAATAGGAAAAGAGTAGTTAAGCTCATTATGTATGGGCCTGTGAGTTGACCCTTTATGGTCTGTAGTGTCCCTGGATTctcattatttttgtttgtcttttgtttcctgTCTCTCTGACCCCCCTGATGCACTGACATTCCTCCTCCATACTGTTTCCGGCCCAGCCCTCGCCCCCCTGGCCTCAGGACTAGCAGTGGGCACTGTGCCAAGCACCAGCAGACCCTAACCACCTTGAACACGGTGTTAGTGTAGAATACCTTTAAGTGTCTGTGTATGGAGCCTATACTCTGTTTTACGCTTACATCACATCTACTCAAAACATCTTTCTACAACTTCTTATTCTGGCTTTCATCTTTCAGTTGACCCCCACCATCAATCGCCCCTCTCACATGGTTTTGCTCAACTGCCTCAACACTTAATAAATCTACACATGCACATTCCCTTGTCTGGCCTcgttcctccttctcctcctccatttcCACCCCCACTCCTCACCTTCTTCCTCAGGTCATCCAGGATGACCTGGTACTTGCTGTAGTCTCTGAAGTCAGGTCCGCTCTTCTCCAGGGCCTCCTTGATCTTAATCTCCAGCTTGTGGTTGGCCTGCTCCAGGTTCCTCACTGTCTCCAGGTAGTTGGCCAGGCGGTCGTTCAGGTTCTGCATGGCAAACTTCTCATTGCCCATGATGTCTGCACTGTTTCCGCTCACCTGGACACTGCTGGAGAAGCCCCCCGCTCCGGAGCCCATTCCCATGCTGGTTCCAAGCCCGCTGCGGGCGGTAGAGGAGATGCTGATGCGGTGCCCACCAGACCCTCCATGAACAGAGGAGGCCCTGTAGACTGGAGCAGAGGTACGAGTGACTGACACAGCAGGACCTCTGCTACTAGTAGAGGAGCGCACTGAGTATGCAGTTTGCCTGGAGGTTTGCATTGTTGCTGAGACTCAGTGAGAGAGACTGTGAgtaggagagagaggcacaggCTGGCTAGGCAGAAATTGGAGCTCACAGACAcaaggcaggaggagaggggaagCTGTTTAAACTTTATAAACCTTGTGGGCCCTCAGGTCCGCCCCTCTGGCCACTCCTCCTCACCCTGTCACCTCCCTCTTTTCCACTGGCCTAAACCACAGGACTGCTCAGAGCACGTCTTTGTCCTTCACAACCTTACCCTAAGTTGGTAAATCTGGTGGATGCAAATGGAATTCAATAACTTTGAGATTTAAGAGAACCAGGAAAATAAAACCAGATATTTTCTATCAGACATGAATGAGTCTAATAGAATAACTTTAAAATGTATATAGCTTCTTATTTCTACCAACAATTCCCCAGAGGGTACACataaattgagtttttttttctgcaattgTTGCAGCTACACAGacattaaataaattattaataaaaagttaaaaaaacatgagCTTGTGTGTGTAGGTGCGACTCTTTGGTGTGAAATAGATTTTTGTTTCAACACCATAGGTGAAGTAATCTAAGGCAGCATTAATCAGAATAACAGTATGCAGTTGCAATACCACAAGTCAGATTTTCACACCCACAATCTGTTGCTTCAGACAGTGATGCAACATgagccatcatcatcatcatcatcactgtctttaGTCACAGTAGGTGTGTGAAGTTTTGTCACACCTGGTTGACATGTCTTCCAGGTGTGACATGATAAAAGAATTCACAATCATCATGATGTGGATCTCTTGACTGCTCCTCATGTGTCAGTCTGTACCATCATTACAATATACCGGTAGTGGCCataaaatgaatatatatatatatatatatatatatagtgataTTTTGCAACATTAATTTGTAATTCTTTTTAGATGTGACAATTGTGTAATGAAAACTGCGTATTGTGACAGCCATATGGCTTCTCTCCATTGGCTTCTGTAAATTCTGCATAATGTACAagtacacaaaacacagaataaTACAGCTCACCTGTGTTGGTACTGTAAAGCCTTTGTGGTTGATAAAgttgaataaaatgaatttctGAGGTGTTAGATAGCTCCAGATGTTATGTGTACTGCAGTATGTTATCCTGCTAGCCGGATGTGTGTCTGATTGCCCCCCCTACCATTAAGGATGTGGTCAAACAAAGGAACAATTCAACATTCTGCTTAGTCGATAGGAACAATGACTTTTCTACAGCAGTAAATATACTTCAGAGGCCCTCCTGCAGGT is part of the Parambassis ranga chromosome 7, fParRan2.1, whole genome shotgun sequence genome and harbors:
- the krt18a.1 gene encoding keratin, type I cytoskeletal 18 gives rise to the protein MQTSRQTAYSVRSSTSSRGPAVSVTRTSAPVYRASSVHGGSGGHRISISSTARSGLGTSMGMGSGAGGFSSSVQVSGNSADIMGNEKFAMQNLNDRLANYLETVRNLEQANHKLEIKIKEALEKSGPDFRDYSKYQVILDDLRKKVFDATTDNARLVLNIDNARLAADDFRVKYESELAIRQSVEADIAGLRKVIDDTNMSRMNLESEIEALKEELIHLKKNHENEVMELRNQIAQSGVHVDVDAPKGQDLAQIMAEIRAKYEKMAQKNQEELKAWHESQITEVQTQVTQSTEALKGARTEVNDLRRQIQTLEIELESQKSLKASLEGTLRDTELRYNMEIESLNSIILGLEAELTQLRNNIQLQTQEYEALLNTKMKLEAEIATYRRLLDGEDFTLQDALQEQRTVKTKVMTVTQTLVDGKVVSSSTETKNLKNI